Within Gilvibacter sp. SZ-19, the genomic segment TTATTTCTAAGCGATATGTCATCGTCGTCCAAGTTCACGGTGGTTCGTGAAATATCAGACTCAGAAGTATCTGCATCTTCCAATTCTATGCCCATACGCTTATAGGCAGGTTGCTTTTCAATATCGTCGATCTTGGAAGCGCTGTTTCTAAATTTGTAGTTGAATTCTTTGAGTTTGCGCTTGCGTTCCTCGGTACGATCCTTTAATAGCTTAGAAATAGGACTATTAATTGGGTCGCCATCTTCTTCGGCTTCGGCAGTTTCTTCTGGAGCTGTCTCCACGATCTTCTTTTCCATCACCAATTCCTCGTCCAATACTTCAGGCTCGGCTTTGGCTGCGGTCAAAGCAGTTTCCATCTCTTGATAATCGTCCAAGCTATAACGCTTCACACCTTCTTGAGTGAACTCGGTAACAGGAACTACTTCTATGGCTTCGTTCACCTCGATCTCTTCTACAGGCTTTTTAAGTACAGGAACATCTGCTACCTCGGCTGCAGGGGTAAGCTCCTCTTCTGCCTCCTCAGACAAAGGCAGATCGAACATTAGCATCTGCTCTTCTGCAGGGTTGTCTTCTTCCACCTCTGGGGTAACTACCTCGGTAGTGGCTTCAACGATCTCAAAATCGTGCACCTCCATAGCGTTGATCACTACCTGTTCAAACTCTGCGATATGGTGAATATCAACCTCCTCGTAAACCACTGGTATTTCTTTCAACAAAGCAGTGGTCTCTATATAACCTTCAAAAGGCAGTTCGGGAGTTTCCTCTTCTTCAAACAAGGTATGTTTAATGATAGGTTCCGCCTCTGGCTCTTTTGCTACCACTTCGCTCAGCAATGGACCGCTAGTCATTGTATCGGTATGATCTTCTAAAACCTGTTGTGCGGCTTGCTCTTCTTCTAGCGTGTGAACAATACGCTTGGTCTCGGTATTTACAATTTCATTTTGTTGCTCGGCATTGAAACCGGTCGCGATTACTGTAATGGCAATAGCACCGTCTAGGCTTTGATCTTCTCCAACCCCCATGATGATGTTGGCCGAATAACCCGCCTCGGTCTGAATGTAATCACTGATCTCACCGATCTCATCAATGGTGATCTCCTCCTGACCAGAAACAATAAGCAAGAGCACATTCTTAGCTCCTGTGATCTTATTATCGTTAAGCAATGGAGAGTCCAAGGCTTTGGTGATGGCTTCGTGTGCTCTGTTAGCTCCGGAGGCCTGAGAGCTTCCCATTATAGCGGTACCACTGTTAGCCAGAACGGTCTTGGCGTCGCGCAAGTCAATGTTCTGCGTATAGTGGTGGGTAATTACTTCGGCTATTCCACGAGCAGCTGTGGCTAAGACCTCATCGGCCTTAGAAAAACCGGCTTTAAATCCGAGGTTCCCATAAACCTCGCGCAATTTGTTGTTGTTGATCACAATAAGAGAGTCCACGTTTTTACGCAGATTCTCCACCCCGATCTGGGCCTGATCGTTTCTCATTTTCCCTTCGAACTGAAAAGGAATGGTAACGATACCCACGGTAAGGATATCCATCTCCTTGGCCATTTTAGCGATGATAGGGGCCGCTCCTGTACCAGTTCCACCTCCCATACCTGCGGTAATAAAGACCATCTTGGTATTGGTGGACAGCATGGCTTGGATCTCTTGCATGCTTTCCATGGCGCTTTGCTCTCCAATGATAGGATTGGCACCTGCACCTAGGCCCTCTGTAAGAGTGAGTCCAAGTTGTATCTTGATCGGCACCGGGCTGTTCTCCAAGGCCTGACTGTCTGTATTACAGATCACAAAGTCTACGCCTTTGATGCCCTGTTGGAACATGTGATTGATGGCATTGCTACCACCACCGCCAACACCGATCACCTTAATGACATTAGATTGATTCTTGGGTAAATCAAACGCGATGTTGTCGAATTCGTTTGTACTGCTCATAGTTAGTTTTTTGTGAGATTACTGCTATTCAGCGTTGTCTAAAAAATCTTTGAACTTCTCGGCCCACTTGTCAAAAAAGCGCTTGCGCTCCTTGGGGACCTGGTCGTTCTGTGGTTCGTCTATATCTTCTTGAGGTTCCTGGTTTGCTTCGGCCTCTGCCGCCACAACTTTTACCCCTTCGTGTCTGTTTTGTGATTCCAGGCTATTAAGCACCAGACCAACAGCAGTGGCATAAAGTGGACTAGTCGTTTCACTGTCGCTGTCTCCTGCCAGATGTTCGTTCGGATATCCGATACGAGTATCCATACCGGTAATGTATTCCACCAACTGCTTGAGGTGCTTGAGTTGAGATCCTCCGCCAGTAAGTACAATACCTGCAATCAATTTCTTTTTCTGCTCTTCGTGGCCGTAGTTCTTGATCTCTAAATACACCTGCTCTATGATCTCTACCACACGAGCGTGAATGATCTTTGAGAGGTTCTTCAAAGTAATCTCCTTGGGCTCACGACCTCGCAATCCAGGAATAGAAACGATCTCATTATCCTTGTTCTCTCCTGGCCAAGCCGATCCAAATCGGATCTTAAGTAATTCGGCCTGCTTTTCTATGATAGAGCAGCCTTCTTTTATGTCTTCGGTGATCACATTCCCTCCAAAAGGAATCACCGCCGTATGACGAATGATGCCGTCTTTAAATATGGCGAGGTCTGTAGTTCCACCTCCTATATCGATCAAGGCAACTCCTGCTTCTTTCTCTTCCATGCTGAGCACAGCATTCGCAGATGCCAGCGGCTCTAGGGTTATTCCGCCAAGCGAAAGCCCTGCACTTTTTACGCAACGACCAATGTTTCTTATAGAAGAAACCTGCCCTACCACAACGTGGAAGTTGGCTTCTAGACGCCCTCCGTACATTCCGATAGGTTCTTTGATCTCTGCCTGACCATCAACTTTAAAATCTTGTGGTAAAACGTGAATGATCTCCTCTCCCGGAAGCATAACAAGCTTGTGAACCTGATTGCAAAGGGTGTCTATATCGTCTTCGCCTATAACCTCATCGCTGTTGGGACGGGTTATATAATCGCTGTGTTGTAAGCTGCGGATGTGCTGCCCGGCTATACCTACCACCACATCAGAGATCTTCATCCCTGAAGAACTCTCGGCGTCTTGAACGGCTTGTTGAATGGACTGAATGGTTTGGGTAATGTTGTTCACCACTCCGCGGTGTACCCCCAAACTCTTGGACTTTCCTATCCCAAGGATCTCCATTTTTCCGTATTCATTGGTACGCCCGATCATGGCCACGATCTTAGTGGTTCCAATGTCTAATCCTACTGCAATGGTTTGCTGTTCCATAAACTACTTTTTTGTGGCGACCACCTGGTGATCCATCATGAGGTTGACCAGTTGATAATTGCCCAAGGTTTTATCTTTGATTGTTTTCTGATAAAACGCTTTAAAATTTTGAAACTTCCGTTTGATATTCACCGGTTTACCCAGTAAAATCTTAAAATCATAGGTTCGCACACGCATGATCAGGGTCGAGTCGCGTTGCTGCTCTATGGCAACAACATGTTGCACCATGAAAGGATCCGCAAGGATCTCGTTCAACACATGGGTAACAGGTTTTAAATTATCCTCAGAAACACCGCTCACCAAAGGCACTCGTAAGGAATGAACTCGGGATAGGGGCATTTTGGTACCTTCTTCGTCAATGTAATAAGAAGGATTGGACGCCACTCGGGCTATGGGCCTTCTTTGTGTAACGCGTGCTCCAAGTACACCATCCAAAGAGAGAAAAACATCGGCATTTCGGATCATAGGATGGCTATTTAATCGACCTTCTAATGCATTCAAATCTATTATATCTTTATCTACAGCTGCGATGCTGTCTGCTTTTTGTATTAACAATTTATTAACCATAGCCTCGGTTATCAGCGCGCTACTTCTATCTTCAAAACTAACAGCTACGGCCTGTAATTTTCTATTGGAATTTCGCTTATTAGAAAACGCGTAAACCACTGCTATCAGCACGATTACAAAGATCATTCGCCCTATGTTCACTAACCTAGTTCGCATGCAAGTGTTCTGTTATGTTTTTTACTTCAACGCCAATATCTCCAGCCCCAAGGATCAAGATCACTTCACAGTCGCTTTTTTGAATCAAGTCCGGGAGGTCAATTTTGCTTACAAGCTGTTTGTTTTCGTTCGCGATCGCGTCCAACAAAACTGCAGAACTCACCCCAGGAATTGGCAACTCCCTCGCCGGGTAAATATCTAAAAGCAGCACTTGGTCAAACTGTGCCAAACTCAGCGCAAATTCCGGCAGAAAATCTCGCGTACGGCTATACAAGTGCGGTTGAAAAACCACTAATTTCTTTTTATTCGGATAGAATTCACTCACCGCTTGAAAGACCGCATTGATCTCTGTCGGATGATGCGCATAATCGTCTATCAGTACCTTGTTCTCATCGCGATAGGCAAATGAAAACCTACGTCTAACACCCTTGAATTCAAATAACGCTTTGGGCAGGCAATCGGTTGGGGTTCCTATTGAAATTGCCATACCCAAAGCGGTAATCGCATTGAGCAAATTGTGGTGCCCCGGCAATGAAAAACGGAGCGATTTCAATTCACCACGAGGCGTTTTTAAGTCGAAGGTATAAGCCCCGTCCTCAACGCGGATATTTTTAGCCTCATAGTCAGCTCCGTCTTCTATGCCCACAGTGGTACCAGAGAGTGGGAGCTTTTTAGGATGTAATACAAGTTTAGGATCCGGCACCAAGGCAGCGAATTCCTTAAAGGTCTTTTCGAATTCTTCTTCCGAACCGTAGATGTCTAAATGATCGGCATCCATGGCAGTTACACAAGCAACATCTGGTCGCAATTGCAAAAAGGAACGATCGAACTCATCGGCTTCTACTACGGTAAACTCATCGCCTTTGGCAATGTAGTTGGAGTCGTAGTTCTCTGCTATACCGCCCAAGAAAGCCGTGACAGGTACATTGCAACTGGCCAGCAAATGACCAAGAATTGCAGAGGTGGTAGTCTTGCCATGCGTTCCAGCAACGGCAAGAGATTTACTAGCTCTAGTGATCATTCCCAAGACCACAGCACGTTTGTGGATTTGATGCACTCCAGTACTAAAGAATTGAAGCTGTTCGTGCTGTCGGGGGATGGCCGGGGTATAAACCACCAGAGTATCGGTTTGTTCAAAACCGTCTGGAATGGCATCGAGTTGGTCGCTGAAGGTTATGTTGATTCCGAGCTCGACCAGAGCGTCGGTTAGTGTTGTTTGTGTTTTGTCATAGCCAGCCACAGCAAAACCACGAGCCTTGAAATATCGCGCCAAAGCGCTCATTCCAATACCACCAATACCGATGAAATATACACGTGCTATGTCTTTAAAAACTCCGCTCATAATTGTTTTTCCAATAGGAGTTTGGCAACCTCGGCCACTATAGCATCTGTAGCATGAGGTTTGGCTAATTTTTTAATGTTTTCACTTAAGGTTCGCTGTTTGTTTGCATCGCTAAGCAAACCCTTAAAGGCGTCGGCAAAGTGCATATCGGCCTCACTTTCTTGCAGGTAAATACAAGCCTCCTCTGCAGCGATGGCCGCAGCGTTCTTGTTCTGATGATCTTCTGCCACATTAGGCGATGGAATAAAGATCACCGGCTTGCCCACCAAACAAAGTTCGGACACTGACAAGGCTCCAGCTCGCGAAACGATCATATCCGCAGCAGCATAGGCCATATCCATAGCGTAGATAAAATCCTTGACAATTACTTTCGCGCTATTGTTGGTTTTAAACTCTTCGTAATACAAGCTTCCGCACTGCCAGATCACCTGAACATCCTCTGTTTTAAACAAGGGTAAATGCGCATGGATCAAATTGTTGATCTTACGCGCCCCCAAACTGCCACCTAAAACTAAAAGCACAGGTTTATCCGGCTCTAGTCCGAAGTGTTTTAAAGCCGTGGCCTTGTCAACTTTTAGATCGATGAGATCTTGACGTACCGGGTTACCGGTAAACACAAGTTTCTCTTTGGGGAAATACTTTTCCATACCCGCATAGGCAACACAGATGGTCTTGGCCTTTGGAGCGATCCATTTGTTGGTGATCCCTGCATGCGAGTTTTGCTCCTGAATGAGACAAGGCACACCTTTATTACTCGCCACTCGAAGCAAAGGAGCACTGGCGTAACCTCCTGTCCCTATGGCCACATCGGGCTTAAAGGATTTTATGATGGCTGCAGAGCGTCTCAAACTTGCCAAGAGCTTGAACGGTACTTTCAAATTCTGTAAGGATACTTTGCGCTGCAATCCTTGAATAGACAAGCCCACGATCTTATAACCGGCTTTGGGAACTTTTTGCATTTCCATGCGATCTTTGGCGCCAACAAACAAGAATTCCGCATTTGGATACTTCTCTTTGAGCGCATTGGCAATGGCTATAGCCGGATAAATATGACCTCCGGTTCCTCCTCCTGATATGATGAATTTATATGGCTTCACTGAGTATATCTAAAGGATTATCGGTATCTGATTCTGAATTATGCTGACGGATCTCTTCTCTTTTTGCGCTTACGCTCAAGATCATTCCCAAAGCGAGGCAGGTCATCCAAATAGAGGTTCCTCCACTACTGATAAGTGGCAGGGTCTGCCCAGTTACAGGGAAGAGCTCAACAGCCACGGCCATATTGGTCAAGGCCTGAAAAACTATAGGCAAGCCTACTCCAACCACCAACAATTTCCCGAATATGGAATCTGCTTTGTAAGCGACTATTACCAGGCGGAAGAGCAAGAGCATATACAAGAGCATTATGGTCAGTCCACCAACAAGACCCCACTCTTCTACGATCACGGCATAAATGAAATCCGAAGAAGATTGCGGCAAGAAATTCTTTTGTACCCCATGACCGGCTCCAACACCAAATAAACCACCTGTAGCGATACCCATTTTAGACTTCTCGATCTGATAGTCGGCCTCTTTGTCGGGAGTGTCATCTAGAAAATTGTCGATACGACTTATCCAAGTATCTACCCTGTTGGGAAACAGATCTGGAAAAGCCTTAGCAGACATGATGAAGAGTGTGAGGAATAAGGCCCCGGCAATTAAGATGATTCCCAAATACTGCAACGGATATCCGCCGAGAAACACCAAGAGCACTACCATGGCAAAAATGATAGCCGTGGTGGAGAAATTCGCAGGTAAGATCAGCAATAACACAACAAAAACGGGCAACCATAACGGAACTATAGAGGCTTTAAAGCTGATCTTTTCATCCTTGATCTTAGAAAGATAGCGCGCTACATAGGTAAGCAGTACCACCGCTGCCAAGGTAGAAGTTTGAAAGGTCACCCCCACAAAAGGGATGCGTATCCAACGACTCGCATTGGCTCCTTCTATGGTGGTCCCTTCCGCCAGGGTAATTATCAATAGCAAAAATACCACCGGCAAAGCGATGATAGACAAGCCCCTAAAATAGCGGTAGGGAATACGGTGAACCCCGTAAAGTATTGCAAAGCCCAGCATTAAGTGGGCGAAGTGCTTCACCAAGTATTTAAAGGTGTTTCCATCTCCATACAGATAGGCCAGGTTACTACTGGCGCTATAGACAGGTAGAAACGAGAACAGGGCCAAAAGAGCAGCAACTGCCCAAATGGCTCTATCACCTTTTATGTTGGTAAATACACTCATACTCTGTTATAGCGAACGAACAGCTTCTTTGAACTGACGCCCTCGGTCTTCGTAATTTTTAAACAGATCGAAACTGGCACAAGCAGGAGACAAAAGCACGGTATCTCCGCGTTCTGCTATGTGATAGGCCACATTTACAGCATCTTGCATGCTGGTGGTCTCTACCAAAAGATCTACCACATTTCCAAAGCTGTCTATAAGCTTAGAATTGTCAATTCCCAAGCAGATCACTGCTTTTACTTTTTCGTTGATCAGCGGCAAAAGCTCGCTGTAGTCGTTTCCTTTATCAACTCCGCCCACTATCCAAACAGTCGGAGTTTCCATACTCTCTAAAGCGTAGTAGGTGGCGTTAACGTTAGTGGCTTTGGAATCGTTGATGTACTGCACATTGTTGATCTTCAGTACGCTTTCTAAACGGTGTTCTACACCTTGAAAATGAGTCAGGGACTGTCGGATGGTCTCCTTGCGGATATCTAACAAGGTTGCCACTGTGGCTGCAGCCATAGCGTTCTTTAAATTGTGTTGTCCCTGTAATCCTAATGAGGCTATTGGCATATTGATTTGGTTATTTGCTATTGTAATTATTATGTTTTTGTCGTCTATATAAGCACCTTCTTCAAGGGGTCGCTCCAATGAAAAAGGCAGTTTTTTTGCTCGAATGGTATGGTCCTTCATTCCGGCCGCTATGTTCGGATCGTCTCCGTCATAGATCAGATAGTCAGCTTCTGTCTGGTTTTGACTGATCTTGAACTTTGCATCGCGATAAGCCTCAAAGCTGTAACCGTAGCGATCCAAATGATCTGGAGTTATATTGGTTATCACCGCAATATGAGGTTTGAACTGCTCAATATCGTCCAGTTGAAAACTGCTCACCTCCAAAACAAAATGACTCGCTGGCTGGTCTAAGAGCAGGCCGGCAAAGCTGTTTCCTATATTGCCACCCATCGCTACGTTCAAGCCGCCTTCTTTAAGCAGAAAATGCGTCAAAGATGTGGTGGTGGTCTTGCCATTGCTTCCCGTTATCGCCACCACAGTTTGATCTGTGTAACGACTGGCAAACTCGATCTCTGAGATCACAGAAATGCCTTGCTTTCTAAGCAATTGTATCGGAGCTGCCTTTTCAGGTATCCCCGGACTTTTAACAACCAGATCGGCTTCGAGCAGGCGCGCATCGGTATGAGCGCCCATCTCCCATTCGATTTCATTTTTTGTAAGAACGTTTTGGGTTTCGGAGTCTATTTGTCCAAAATCGGACACAAAAACCGTCCAACCCTTTGCCTTTCCAAGCAAGGCAGCACCTAGGCCGCTTTCTCCGGCTCCCAGTACTACCAGTTTCATTAGCGGATCTTTAAGGTCACTATCGCCAGTATGGCCAGGAATATCCCAACGATCCAAAAGCGAGTCACAATTTTACTTTCGTGCATCCCCTTTACCTGATAATGATGGTGTAAGGGCGACATTCTAAAGATCCGTCGGCCCTCGCCGAATTTCTTTTTGGTATACTTGAACCAACTCACCTGCATGATCACCGATAGGTTCTCTATCAGGAAGATCCCACAGAGAATTGGTATTAACCATTCTTTTCTGATGGTGATGGCTATCACCGCTATGATCCCTCCTATGGTAAGACTTCCCGTGTCGCCCATAAACACTTGAGCCGGAAAGGCATTGTACCAGAGGAATCCTATTAATGCACCCACAAAGGCA encodes:
- a CDS encoding cell division protein FtsQ/DivIB — encoded protein: MRTRLVNIGRMIFVIVLIAVVYAFSNKRNSNRKLQAVAVSFEDRSSALITEAMVNKLLIQKADSIAAVDKDIIDLNALEGRLNSHPMIRNADVFLSLDGVLGARVTQRRPIARVASNPSYYIDEEGTKMPLSRVHSLRVPLVSGVSEDNLKPVTHVLNEILADPFMVQHVVAIEQQRDSTLIMRVRTYDFKILLGKPVNIKRKFQNFKAFYQKTIKDKTLGNYQLVNLMMDHQVVATKK
- the ftsZ gene encoding cell division protein FtsZ, whose protein sequence is MSSTNEFDNIAFDLPKNQSNVIKVIGVGGGGSNAINHMFQQGIKGVDFVICNTDSQALENSPVPIKIQLGLTLTEGLGAGANPIIGEQSAMESMQEIQAMLSTNTKMVFITAGMGGGTGTGAAPIIAKMAKEMDILTVGIVTIPFQFEGKMRNDQAQIGVENLRKNVDSLIVINNNKLREVYGNLGFKAGFSKADEVLATAARGIAEVITHHYTQNIDLRDAKTVLANSGTAIMGSSQASGANRAHEAITKALDSPLLNDNKITGAKNVLLLIVSGQEEITIDEIGEISDYIQTEAGYSANIIMGVGEDQSLDGAIAITVIATGFNAEQQNEIVNTETKRIVHTLEEEQAAQQVLEDHTDTMTSGPLLSEVVAKEPEAEPIIKHTLFEEEETPELPFEGYIETTALLKEIPVVYEEVDIHHIAEFEQVVINAMEVHDFEIVEATTEVVTPEVEEDNPAEEQMLMFDLPLSEEAEEELTPAAEVADVPVLKKPVEEIEVNEAIEVVPVTEFTQEGVKRYSLDDYQEMETALTAAKAEPEVLDEELVMEKKIVETAPEETAEAEEDGDPINSPISKLLKDRTEERKRKLKEFNYKFRNSASKIDDIEKQPAYKRMGIELEDADTSESDISRTTVNLDDDDISLRNNNSFLHDNVD
- the ftsA gene encoding cell division protein FtsA, producing the protein MEQQTIAVGLDIGTTKIVAMIGRTNEYGKMEILGIGKSKSLGVHRGVVNNITQTIQSIQQAVQDAESSSGMKISDVVVGIAGQHIRSLQHSDYITRPNSDEVIGEDDIDTLCNQVHKLVMLPGEEIIHVLPQDFKVDGQAEIKEPIGMYGGRLEANFHVVVGQVSSIRNIGRCVKSAGLSLGGITLEPLASANAVLSMEEKEAGVALIDIGGGTTDLAIFKDGIIRHTAVIPFGGNVITEDIKEGCSIIEKQAELLKIRFGSAWPGENKDNEIVSIPGLRGREPKEITLKNLSKIIHARVVEIIEQVYLEIKNYGHEEQKKKLIAGIVLTGGGSQLKHLKQLVEYITGMDTRIGYPNEHLAGDSDSETTSPLYATAVGLVLNSLESQNRHEGVKVVAAEAEANQEPQEDIDEPQNDQVPKERKRFFDKWAEKFKDFLDNAE
- the murD gene encoding UDP-N-acetylmuramoyl-L-alanine--D-glutamate ligase, encoding MKLVVLGAGESGLGAALLGKAKGWTVFVSDFGQIDSETQNVLTKNEIEWEMGAHTDARLLEADLVVKSPGIPEKAAPIQLLRKQGISVISEIEFASRYTDQTVVAITGSNGKTTTTSLTHFLLKEGGLNVAMGGNIGNSFAGLLLDQPASHFVLEVSSFQLDDIEQFKPHIAVITNITPDHLDRYGYSFEAYRDAKFKISQNQTEADYLIYDGDDPNIAAGMKDHTIRAKKLPFSLERPLEEGAYIDDKNIIITIANNQINMPIASLGLQGQHNLKNAMAAATVATLLDIRKETIRQSLTHFQGVEHRLESVLKINNVQYINDSKATNVNATYYALESMETPTVWIVGGVDKGNDYSELLPLINEKVKAVICLGIDNSKLIDSFGNVVDLLVETTSMQDAVNVAYHIAERGDTVLLSPACASFDLFKNYEDRGRQFKEAVRSL
- the murC gene encoding UDP-N-acetylmuramate--L-alanine ligase, with protein sequence MSGVFKDIARVYFIGIGGIGMSALARYFKARGFAVAGYDKTQTTLTDALVELGINITFSDQLDAIPDGFEQTDTLVVYTPAIPRQHEQLQFFSTGVHQIHKRAVVLGMITRASKSLAVAGTHGKTTTSAILGHLLASCNVPVTAFLGGIAENYDSNYIAKGDEFTVVEADEFDRSFLQLRPDVACVTAMDADHLDIYGSEEEFEKTFKEFAALVPDPKLVLHPKKLPLSGTTVGIEDGADYEAKNIRVEDGAYTFDLKTPRGELKSLRFSLPGHHNLLNAITALGMAISIGTPTDCLPKALFEFKGVRRRFSFAYRDENKVLIDDYAHHPTEINAVFQAVSEFYPNKKKLVVFQPHLYSRTRDFLPEFALSLAQFDQVLLLDIYPARELPIPGVSSAVLLDAIANENKQLVSKIDLPDLIQKSDCEVILILGAGDIGVEVKNITEHLHAN
- a CDS encoding FtsW/RodA/SpoVE family cell cycle protein, translated to MSVFTNIKGDRAIWAVAALLALFSFLPVYSASSNLAYLYGDGNTFKYLVKHFAHLMLGFAILYGVHRIPYRYFRGLSIIALPVVFLLLIITLAEGTTIEGANASRWIRIPFVGVTFQTSTLAAVVLLTYVARYLSKIKDEKISFKASIVPLWLPVFVVLLLILPANFSTTAIIFAMVVLLVFLGGYPLQYLGIILIAGALFLTLFIMSAKAFPDLFPNRVDTWISRIDNFLDDTPDKEADYQIEKSKMGIATGGLFGVGAGHGVQKNFLPQSSSDFIYAVIVEEWGLVGGLTIMLLYMLLLFRLVIVAYKADSIFGKLLVVGVGLPIVFQALTNMAVAVELFPVTGQTLPLISSGGTSIWMTCLALGMILSVSAKREEIRQHNSESDTDNPLDILSEAI
- the murG gene encoding undecaprenyldiphospho-muramoylpentapeptide beta-N-acetylglucosaminyltransferase, encoding MKPYKFIISGGGTGGHIYPAIAIANALKEKYPNAEFLFVGAKDRMEMQKVPKAGYKIVGLSIQGLQRKVSLQNLKVPFKLLASLRRSAAIIKSFKPDVAIGTGGYASAPLLRVASNKGVPCLIQEQNSHAGITNKWIAPKAKTICVAYAGMEKYFPKEKLVFTGNPVRQDLIDLKVDKATALKHFGLEPDKPVLLVLGGSLGARKINNLIHAHLPLFKTEDVQVIWQCGSLYYEEFKTNNSAKVIVKDFIYAMDMAYAAADMIVSRAGALSVSELCLVGKPVIFIPSPNVAEDHQNKNAAAIAAEEACIYLQESEADMHFADAFKGLLSDANKQRTLSENIKKLAKPHATDAIVAEVAKLLLEKQL